Genomic DNA from Paucilactobacillus hokkaidonensis JCM 18461:
TCCAAATTTGTCAATCAATGTTTTCGCAATTCGATATGAACCACCAGCATCTGATACTAAACGGCCAATCATTGCCCCAAACCCAAAGACAATTGCCAGCTCTCCTAATGAGCTTCCAATCCCATCTTTAATTGAGGTTGCAATATCTGCTGGGTTCATTCCTAGCAGTAATGCTGCGATAATTGATGTAACAATTAATGAAACAAAGGTATTAAGTTTAACCTTAATAACTAAAGGTTGAAAGTTAATTATTCCTAATTAGCCCCGTTAATTCGGGGCTTTTTCGTATAAAAATAGACACGAATCACTCCATGTCGGTATAATTGAATTACCACAAAACAATATACGAAGGAGTTTTCGTGTCATGTCTACTATACAACATTCTGCTACTGATATTCACCTTGCAATGCAACATTTTACCAAATTGGTACACTTACCTGTCATTCTTCGACGGGCAAATATTCATAAGACTCGTGGAATTGGAGTCCCAATCCTGTTTGAATGGTTAATTACCACCATTTTTGCTCGTTATTCTATTTCCCGAGCCCAAAGAAATCCTAAATTTACGAAAAAGACTGTTCGAAATTGTTTAAATGATTCGCACACGAATTGGCAAAAACTTGTTATTTTACTAGCCATTTATTTGATTCAGTATGTTGAACACTTTACGGATGCCCGTCGGGCACAAGCCTTTATTCTAGATGATTCTTTATTTAAACGTGAATTTTCCAAAAAAACAGAATTATTATCAAAAGTTTTCGACCACGATAAGCAAAAATTTTATCGTGGTTTTCGTGGTCTAACCTTAGGATGGAGCGATGGGAATACTTTTCTACCCGTTAATTTTGCACTAATGTCATCTAATAATTCCAAAAACCGTTTTAATCAATTAAAACACTTTGATTGTCGATCCCTAGCCGCTAAACGTCGTTTTCAGGCACAACGTAAAATGAATGATGTTGCGCTGGAGCTCATTGATGAGGCACTTAAAGCGGGTCTTAAAACCAAATATGTCCTTTTTGACAGCTGGTTTTCTTCACCGCGCATGTTTTTTGAGCTTTTGCAGCGCGGCCAATTTGGCATTGGCATGTTAAAACGCAGTAAAAAAGTATATTTTCGCTATCGTGGTCGTCAAATGGATGTTAAATCTCTATATACAATGTTAAGCCGTAGTAAACGGCCCACCCATACGACTTATCTTTACAGTTCGATCGTTAATTTTATTATTGATGGACATAAAATGAAAATTAAACTAGTTTACGTTGCCAACCGTAATAAAACTAATCAGTATTTAGTCCTTGGGACTACTAATACAGCACTGCAACCTAACCAAATCATTCAAATGTACGGACGTAGATGGCAAATTGAGGGGTATTTTAAGGTTGCCAAACAGTACCTTCAATACGATCATACACAGGTTCAGAGTTATGACGGACTTTGTGGTCATATGGCAATGGTTATTATGAGTTATGACATTTTAGCTCTTGAGCAGCGACAACAAGTTGATGATCGGACTTTAGGAGATTTGTTTTATCATTATGGTCAGTCATTACCTGATATTCGCGTCGTCGACGCGCTTAATTGGTTGATGGAACAATTAAGTGGTCTAGGTGAAGCCTTGGGTAGTGCAGAAAGTATTATCAACGAAATATTTGATCACTTTATGCAAACATTACCTAATAATTTAATTCAGTTGCTAGATACTACAAATAGATGTTAATTTACTAAATTTAAGGACTAAATTCGTTATCACGCCTAAGCTGACAGCTCTTTTTGTGCTTTCAACCTTTAGTTAATAATCAAAATCAGTAGGATAATGATACTGACCAATAAAACTAGAAATTGCATGACTACTCTTCTCTCTAATTAAAATAGTAACTTATCATTTCGACAACGATAGCTACCATTATATGTAAAACCTTTTCATAATTCAATGGAAACTCTGCAAATAAATTTCTTTTTTTATTAAATGACCACAAGAAAAAGCTTGTAACCTCCTGCGGTTACAAGCTTAGTTGTTGTTCCATAAAAATTTAATAATCTGTTGATTTACTAACTTATTATGATGTAATGAACTATGGGCAGCATTTTGACCAGTGATCTTCACGTTTTTAATTGAATCATGCAATCCTCGTAACAAATAGTGAATTGACAATTCAGATTGCTCCGTCACCATGCCATCAGAATTCGTTCCATCATCCAAGTCACCATAAATATTCAAAATTTTGACGTTGGCCGGAAATCCATGTCGCCATGAAAGTAGCTGACTATAACTTGGATACCAAGCATTGGCTGGGTAAATAATCTTAGGTTTACCATTTTTTTGTAATTGATTAGCGTTAGCTGCATCATTCATGCCAATTACCCCATTAAAGGGGCCCGCAATCACTACCAAGCGCTTTAATTTTGGAATACTTTTTGTCGCTTTCATTTCAGTTTCCAACAACGTTACATTCCCGGCAGAATGAGCTACTGCGTTATAATTAGTCACATGATCGGTAGTCTTTAAATCATGCAGCACCGTCGTCAGCCACTTTGTTTGGGTCTGAACACTGGCCTCATTGTTGATAAAATTCACCTGAATAATTGGATTTTTAATCTTGTGATTGTACTTTCCAGTTATCTGCAATTGACCATCAGACTGCACATTAATTGTCATCATTTTTTTGGCCTGACCACTTTTTTCTGCAGCAGCAATCATTTTATCGGTTGACTGGCTAGAACCCAGTAAACCATGAACAAAAATTGTTGGAACTGGTTGGGAATGCTTCACAATCTTACGAGCAGTATTTTGCCGACCACAACCAGCCAATAAGAAAAGTGACAGACAGCCAACTAATAGCAGCCAGACTTTTTTTCTCATTATTTTACCTTCATCCTTAAAATTATTGGACGGTTACAGATTTAGCTAAGTTGCGCGGCTTATCAACATCTAGGCCCTTACCGAGACTAGTGTAATAGGCCAATAGCTGCGCTGGAACCACACTTAGTAATGGTGTCAATAACTCATCAACATCTGGTAAAACAATTGTGTCGTCTGGCTGAGCCAAATGTTTAGACGCAATCGTCAACACACTAGCACCCCGTGAAACAACCTCTTGCAAATTACTTCGAGTTAATCCAGCAGTCCGGTCTTGAGTAATAATTCCAATAACCGGCGTTTTATCTTCAATTAAAGCGATTGTGCCATGTTTTAATTCACCAGAAGCAAACCCTTCAGCTTGAACATAGGAGATCTCTTTAAGCTTCAAAGCTGACTCTAAAGCAACTGACCAGTCAATTCCTCGGCCAATGTAAAACGCGTTTCGTGGTTGTGCTAGGTAACGTGCCGCCACTGATTCTAATTGATCCTTGCTATCCACAATTGCTTGCATCCCCACAGCAACCAGTCCTAGTTGTTGTTTGACATCAAAATCGATGGCAAGCTGTTTGCGCATAGCCATCCCTAATCCTTTAGCTAAAATAGCTTGTAAGGCAACTTGGGCTGTATATGCTTTGGTTGATGCCACAGCAATTTCAGGCCCCGCATGCAGTAATAGTGTGAACGTGGCTTCACGAGATAATGTTGATTTAGGAACATTGGTTATTGTTAACGTTGGCCACCCTTGCTTTTTTACATTAACCAAAACCTCACGACTATCAGCAGTTTCTCCACTCTGAGTCAGAAAAATAAAGAATGGTTTTTTTGACATAATTGGTTGCTCATAGGCAAATTCAGATGAAATAAATACTTGAGTTGGAATTCCAGTTAAGCGTTCAAATAAACGTGCTCCAATTAGACCCGCATGATAACTTGTTCCAGCTCCCACAACGTAAAGTTTATCTGCTTGTTGCATCCGACTTAACAATTCCGGCTCAATCACAGGTGAACCATCAGTATCAAGATATTCTTGTACTAATTTACGCATTACCACTGGCTGTTCATCAACTTCTTTGAGCATATAGAATGGATAAGTACCCTTATCAGCTGCGCTAGCATCCATATCAACTCTAAATGTATCACGCTTCATTTCGTTACCATCAAAGTCACGAATTACAACGCCACTTGGCTTCACGATAACAACTTCACGATCTTCAATTTCCATAAAATTATGAGTTTCTTTAAGCATCGCAACAGCATCTGAAGCTACCATGTTAAATCCATCACCGACACCAACTAATAGTGGACTCTTATTTTTAGATACATACAAGGTATCAGGCGTTTGTCGATCCATCAATACGAAGGCATATGAAGAATCGTCACTGATCAAATGAAGCACCTTTAAGAACGCCGATTTAGTATCCATTTCATAATCAACCACAAATCGATCAATCAGTTGTACGACGACTTCTGTATCAGTCTGACTTTGAAATTTGACGTCTGCTAAATATTCTTGCTTTAGTTGTTCAAAATTTTCAATCACACCATTATGAACTAAGTAAAATCGTTCATCGGCGGAATATTGGGGATGCGCATTTATTTCGTTTGGAACCCCATGAGTCGCCCATCTAGTGTGTCCAATTCCAGCCGAGCCCTGAATTTCAGGGGTTAATGCAGATTTCAAATTAGCAATCCGACCAGCCCGTTTAACTAGATAATCTTGACCAGTTTGATCATTCACGTAAATTCCAGCTGAATCGTATCCCCGGTACTCTAATCTTTCTAGTCCATTAATTAGTACCGAAACTGCCTGTTTAGTTCCTGTGATGCCAACAATTCCACACATTTCAATTCCCACCTCTGTAATTAAATTATTTTAATTGGTATAGTGATAAATTTAATTTTCTCTATAAGTATACAACTAAACATACTAATGACTTTCTAAAAGAATGTCAACATACATGCAAATTGGTCTATCTTAAATAAAACTTTACAAATACGCATGCTCAAATTCATTAAGTTTTAACTTCGTAAGTATACCAATAACCATACACGTTCAAAAAAATCATCTTTTTATTGCACCATCTCATATGCAAAAAAA
This window encodes:
- the glmS gene encoding glutamine--fructose-6-phosphate transaminase (isomerizing); the encoded protein is MCGIVGITGTKQAVSVLINGLERLEYRGYDSAGIYVNDQTGQDYLVKRAGRIANLKSALTPEIQGSAGIGHTRWATHGVPNEINAHPQYSADERFYLVHNGVIENFEQLKQEYLADVKFQSQTDTEVVVQLIDRFVVDYEMDTKSAFLKVLHLISDDSSYAFVLMDRQTPDTLYVSKNKSPLLVGVGDGFNMVASDAVAMLKETHNFMEIEDREVVIVKPSGVVIRDFDGNEMKRDTFRVDMDASAADKGTYPFYMLKEVDEQPVVMRKLVQEYLDTDGSPVIEPELLSRMQQADKLYVVGAGTSYHAGLIGARLFERLTGIPTQVFISSEFAYEQPIMSKKPFFIFLTQSGETADSREVLVNVKKQGWPTLTITNVPKSTLSREATFTLLLHAGPEIAVASTKAYTAQVALQAILAKGLGMAMRKQLAIDFDVKQQLGLVAVGMQAIVDSKDQLESVAARYLAQPRNAFYIGRGIDWSVALESALKLKEISYVQAEGFASGELKHGTIALIEDKTPVIGIITQDRTAGLTRSNLQEVVSRGASVLTIASKHLAQPDDTIVLPDVDELLTPLLSVVPAQLLAYYTSLGKGLDVDKPRNLAKSVTVQ
- a CDS encoding alpha/beta hydrolase is translated as MRKKVWLLLVGCLSLFLLAGCGRQNTARKIVKHSQPVPTIFVHGLLGSSQSTDKMIAAAEKSGQAKKMMTINVQSDGQLQITGKYNHKIKNPIIQVNFINNEASVQTQTKWLTTVLHDLKTTDHVTNYNAVAHSAGNVTLLETEMKATKSIPKLKRLVVIAGPFNGVIGMNDAANANQLQKNGKPKIIYPANAWYPSYSQLLSWRHGFPANVKILNIYGDLDDGTNSDGMVTEQSELSIHYLLRGLHDSIKNVKITGQNAAHSSLHHNKLVNQQIIKFLWNNN
- a CDS encoding IS4-like element ISLho3 family transposase, with amino-acid sequence MSTIQHSATDIHLAMQHFTKLVHLPVILRRANIHKTRGIGVPILFEWLITTIFARYSISRAQRNPKFTKKTVRNCLNDSHTNWQKLVILLAIYLIQYVEHFTDARRAQAFILDDSLFKREFSKKTELLSKVFDHDKQKFYRGFRGLTLGWSDGNTFLPVNFALMSSNNSKNRFNQLKHFDCRSLAAKRRFQAQRKMNDVALELIDEALKAGLKTKYVLFDSWFSSPRMFFELLQRGQFGIGMLKRSKKVYFRYRGRQMDVKSLYTMLSRSKRPTHTTYLYSSIVNFIIDGHKMKIKLVYVANRNKTNQYLVLGTTNTALQPNQIIQMYGRRWQIEGYFKVAKQYLQYDHTQVQSYDGLCGHMAMVIMSYDILALEQRQQVDDRTLGDLFYHYGQSLPDIRVVDALNWLMEQLSGLGEALGSAESIINEIFDHFMQTLPNNLIQLLDTTNRC